The DNA sequence GCTTATCCAGCCGAACCATTTTTCTTTTTTTGGCAAGACCATCAATTTCCTGTCCGACCATTTAAGGCAGAATGTTAAAGAATATAGTTATAAGATCGATGATTTCATCTTGGCCTTCCAAAAGAACGGATACAAATTAAAAGAAAAACGAGACACTCCTCTTGCGGACTTTTGGATCTTATTATTCGAAAAAGAAAAGGGGAAATAGAATGAAGGTCTTGCTGCTCAACCCTCCATATGAAAAACATTTTATACGCTCCGCACGTTGGGCGGCAAAAAGCATTTCCGGCAGCAACTGGTACCCGATATGGCTTGCCTATTGCACTGGGCTTTTGGGAAAGCAAGGGCATGAAGCGAAATTAGTTGACGCTTTGGTTGAAAGTTATTCTATTGAGAAGACTGTTCAAATAGCTAACAAATTCTCGCCAGGCCTTACGGTCATTTATATTTCAACAGCCAGTCTAGCAAGCGATGTAAAAGTTGCTGAATTGATAAAAGAAAAAACAGGGTCAAAGATCGTCCTTGTCGGCCCTTGGTGCGCGGTTGAGCCAAGCGATATCATTAACAGCTCAAACGCGGTCGATGCAATAGCGCTTTATGAATTTGATTATACTATTTTAGAAATAGCCCAAGAGAAGGAATTAAAAGACATTAAGGGCCTATGGTGGAAGAGAGGCGGCGAGATCATACGGAATCCGCTAAGGGAACCCGTCACATCAGAAGAGCTGAATGGATTTCCATTTGTTACAGACGTATACAAACGGCACCTTGATATAAGGAAGTATTTCCAGGCTCCCCAGCTCCACCCTTTTGTCGACCTTTTCACAGGGCGGGGCTGTGCTTGGGGAAAATGTGTTTTTTGCCTTTGGCCATATGCCATGACTAAGGGCGCGCCTTATCGAATGCGAAAGATTGAGAATGTAATCGATGAAATAAAATATATCAAAAAAGAATTGTCCTATGTCAAAGAGATCTTTTTGCAGGACGATACTTTGCAGGCCGACCGAGCGCGCGAATTCTCAAAAGAATTGCTCCGAAACAATATCAAGACCACATGGTCATGTTATTCTAGGGCGAACCTGGATTTTGATACGCTAAAGATCATGAAAGAAAGCGGATGCAGAGGACTTCATGTCGGATATGAGTCGGCTGATCCAAAGATATTAAGATCGATCAATAAGGGCGTTACAGTG is a window from the Candidatus Saganbacteria bacterium genome containing:
- a CDS encoding radical SAM protein; amino-acid sequence: MKVLLLNPPYEKHFIRSARWAAKSISGSNWYPIWLAYCTGLLGKQGHEAKLVDALVESYSIEKTVQIANKFSPGLTVIYISTASLASDVKVAELIKEKTGSKIVLVGPWCAVEPSDIINSSNAVDAIALYEFDYTILEIAQEKELKDIKGLWWKRGGEIIRNPLREPVTSEELNGFPFVTDVYKRHLDIRKYFQAPQLHPFVDLFTGRGCAWGKCVFCLWPYAMTKGAPYRMRKIENVIDEIKYIKKELSYVKEIFLQDDTLQADRAREFSKELLRNNIKTTWSCYSRANLDFDTLKIMKESGCRGLHVGYESADPKILRSINKGVTVEEMEKFTNTAYDLGFIIHADFIIGLPGETTETIKTTIRWAKRLKAHSYQFVTPKAYRNTPLYTWAENHHIIKNGEAVISELSSNELDQWVNRAIKECHLNIYYLYRMMRRPYELGRMIKSAWFVIFSILSGSKH